One Amycolatopsis sp. NBC_00355 genomic window carries:
- a CDS encoding Lrp/AsnC family transcriptional regulator, whose translation MTFRSEKPLDDVDWRLLEALQADGRLSFKELGRRINLSAPAVAERVRRLEETGVITGYRADVDARRAGQPLQAFVEMRCALSRCLLKTSKSEDYPEVVEIHRLSGDHCTMLKVRTASLEHFEGLLERLGTHGELRSSVVLSTQYEGRPVQPPTDDFLRATTSEGWVSP comes from the coding sequence ATGACCTTTCGTTCGGAAAAGCCGCTGGACGACGTCGACTGGCGGCTGCTCGAAGCGCTGCAGGCGGACGGGAGGTTGTCGTTCAAGGAACTGGGCCGGCGGATCAACCTGTCGGCGCCGGCGGTGGCCGAGCGGGTGCGCCGGCTCGAGGAGACCGGGGTGATCACGGGCTACCGCGCCGACGTCGACGCGCGGCGCGCGGGCCAGCCGCTGCAGGCGTTCGTCGAAATGCGGTGCGCGCTGAGCCGCTGCCTGCTGAAGACGTCGAAGTCCGAGGACTACCCGGAAGTCGTCGAAATCCACCGCCTCAGCGGCGACCACTGCACGATGCTGAAGGTGCGGACGGCGTCCCTGGAGCACTTCGAAGGCCTGCTGGAGCGGCTGGGCACGCACGGCGAGCTGCGGTCGTCGGTGGTGCTGTCGACGCAGTACGAGGGCCGGCCGGTGCAGCCGCCGACCGACGACTTCCTCCGCGCGACGACGTCGGAAGGCTGGGTCTCCCCCTGA
- a CDS encoding M15 family metallopeptidase, whose translation MPISARIRTFAVTLAALAAIAVPTPAQATSRSFVALSDVAPSILQDIRYATRHNFVGQRVDGYLEPTCILTRQAAEGLRAAQAQLRKRGYTLKVYDCYRPQRAVDHFVRWAKHLTDEKMKAEFYPNVAKDRLFADGYIAEKSGHSRGSTMDLTLVKIPPRPQRPYFPGEPLRPCFAPQDRRFPDNMVDMGTGYDCFDPLAHTDNPAITGIERQNRDLLRTTLIAAGFHNLPEEWWHYTLDNEPFPDTYFDFPVSRHALP comes from the coding sequence ATGCCGATTTCCGCCCGGATACGCACCTTCGCCGTCACCCTCGCCGCCCTGGCCGCCATCGCCGTCCCCACCCCGGCCCAAGCGACGTCGCGCTCGTTCGTCGCCCTGTCCGACGTCGCGCCGTCGATCCTCCAGGACATCCGCTACGCCACCCGGCACAACTTCGTCGGCCAGCGGGTCGACGGGTACCTCGAACCCACCTGCATCCTGACCCGGCAGGCCGCCGAAGGCCTGCGCGCGGCCCAGGCGCAACTTCGGAAACGGGGCTACACGCTCAAGGTCTACGACTGCTACCGCCCGCAGCGCGCCGTCGACCACTTCGTGCGGTGGGCGAAGCACCTCACCGACGAGAAGATGAAGGCCGAGTTCTACCCGAACGTCGCGAAGGACCGGCTCTTCGCCGACGGCTACATCGCCGAGAAGTCCGGGCACAGCCGCGGCAGCACCATGGATCTGACGCTCGTCAAGATCCCGCCGCGGCCCCAGCGGCCCTACTTCCCGGGCGAACCGCTGAGGCCGTGCTTCGCGCCGCAGGACCGGCGCTTCCCCGACAACATGGTCGACATGGGCACCGGGTACGACTGCTTCGACCCGCTGGCGCACACCGACAACCCGGCGATCACCGGCATCGAGCGGCAGAACCGCGACCTGCTCCGGACCACGCTGATCGCGGCGGGCTTCCACAACCTGCCCGAGGAGTGGTGGCACTACACCCTGGACAATGAGCCGTTCCCGGACACGTATTTCGACTTCCCGGTGAGCCGCCACGCTCTTCCGTGA
- a CDS encoding prealbumin-like fold domain-containing protein, with translation MLVTAMASSTSAFAAPAGAASDRIDLFVPYGGWGAFQNRPGVTIESGQSFELTVSGQVRDPEQTTTALRGTVFDGTGFEVGSFDSRVPVTRVPGRATGVFYADRNGNGVLDGGEPLAGAELTLRYVTGTRNYTATSDAEGKFTFDLPAGDYTLGGDVVDGWLVRWQTVRIAPDLLVRGAPPLNGALTASLAFTQDSYQPGDLAHLTVTLANSGSTPLTGIVAACNRIGDGYMLNGTGPGWGALEWNRGVTIAAGETRTFDVSETVPQASFDRGKVVAACDFGYSEVDIENHAEARAEAAVPGAEAVVEGTIGVVDDRGEMTRGPAGTEVVLVSDRHCPVTGRRTSDENGHFLFEGVAPGPLTGCTS, from the coding sequence GTGCTCGTCACGGCGATGGCGTCGTCGACCAGTGCGTTCGCGGCTCCGGCGGGAGCGGCCTCGGACCGGATCGACCTGTTCGTTCCCTACGGCGGCTGGGGCGCGTTCCAGAACCGGCCGGGAGTGACGATCGAGTCCGGTCAGTCGTTCGAGCTGACGGTTTCCGGGCAGGTCCGGGACCCCGAGCAGACCACGACGGCCCTGCGCGGCACCGTGTTCGACGGGACCGGCTTCGAGGTCGGGTCGTTCGACTCCCGGGTGCCGGTCACGAGGGTGCCCGGTCGCGCGACGGGCGTCTTCTACGCGGACCGGAACGGCAACGGTGTCCTCGACGGCGGCGAGCCGCTCGCCGGCGCCGAGCTCACCCTGCGGTACGTCACCGGCACCAGGAACTACACGGCCACGAGCGACGCCGAAGGGAAGTTCACCTTCGACCTCCCGGCGGGGGACTACACCCTGGGCGGTGACGTCGTCGACGGCTGGCTGGTCCGGTGGCAGACCGTCCGGATCGCCCCGGACCTGCTCGTCCGCGGCGCACCGCCGTTGAACGGCGCCTTGACCGCGTCGCTGGCGTTCACCCAGGACAGCTACCAGCCGGGCGACCTGGCGCACCTCACCGTGACGCTGGCCAACTCGGGCTCGACCCCGCTGACCGGCATCGTGGCCGCGTGCAACCGCATCGGTGACGGCTACATGCTGAACGGCACCGGTCCCGGCTGGGGTGCTCTCGAGTGGAACCGCGGCGTGACGATCGCCGCCGGGGAGACCCGGACGTTCGACGTGTCCGAGACGGTGCCGCAGGCGTCCTTCGACCGCGGCAAGGTCGTGGCCGCCTGCGACTTCGGGTACAGCGAGGTGGACATCGAGAACCACGCCGAAGCCCGCGCGGAAGCCGCCGTGCCGGGCGCCGAGGCCGTCGTCGAGGGCACCATCGGAGTCGTCGACGACCGGGGCGAGATGACGCGGGGGCCGGCCGGCACCGAGGTCGTGCTGGTGTCCGACCGGCACTGCCCGGTCACCGGCCGGCGGACCAGTGACGAGAACGGGCACTTCCTCTTCGAGGGCGTGGCTCCCGGACCGCTTACCGGCTGTACTTCCTGA